The Methylomonas koyamae genome has a segment encoding these proteins:
- the cyoE gene encoding heme o synthase, whose product MPDTTAPLSWKDYYELCKPRVVALIVFTAIVGMLLAVPGMPPLANFLYGTVGIGLAASSAAAINHFLDQKADAEMARTRNRPLPTGHLQPRQVLVFASVIGFIAMAILTIKVNLLTAFLTFLSLIGYALIYTVYLKRATPQNIVIGGAAGAAPPVLGWAAITGEVHPHALLLFLIIFVWTPPHFWALAIAKRDEYAKVAIPMLPVTHGVEFTRLQILLYTILLLISTLLPYLTGMSGLIYLVTAFLLGLGFIYYAIQMMRKKDNKTAMRTFGYSIVYLMLIFAALLIDHYFPLSLS is encoded by the coding sequence ATGCCAGACACCACCGCCCCGCTTTCCTGGAAAGACTACTACGAGCTCTGCAAGCCCAGAGTCGTTGCGTTGATCGTGTTTACCGCCATCGTCGGCATGTTGTTGGCGGTTCCCGGTATGCCGCCGTTGGCCAATTTCCTGTACGGCACGGTCGGCATCGGCCTGGCGGCGTCTTCGGCGGCGGCGATCAACCATTTTCTGGACCAGAAGGCCGACGCCGAAATGGCCCGCACCCGCAACCGGCCGCTGCCGACCGGGCATTTGCAGCCGCGCCAGGTCTTGGTGTTCGCCAGCGTGATCGGCTTTATCGCAATGGCGATCCTGACCATCAAAGTCAATCTACTGACGGCTTTTCTGACCTTTTTGTCGCTGATCGGCTATGCCTTGATCTACACGGTTTACCTGAAGCGGGCGACGCCGCAAAACATCGTAATCGGCGGCGCGGCCGGCGCGGCACCGCCGGTATTGGGTTGGGCCGCGATCACCGGCGAAGTGCATCCGCACGCCTTGCTGCTGTTTCTGATCATCTTCGTCTGGACCCCGCCGCACTTCTGGGCGCTGGCGATTGCGAAACGCGACGAATACGCCAAGGTGGCGATTCCGATGCTGCCGGTGACCCACGGCGTCGAATTCACCCGGCTGCAGATTCTGCTCTACACCATTCTGCTGTTGATTTCGACGCTGCTGCCGTATCTGACCGGCATGAGCGGCCTGATTTACCTGGTCACCGCGTTTCTGCTGGGCCTGGGCTTTATTTATTACGCGATCCAAATGATGCGCAAAAAGGACAATAAAACCGCGATGCGCACTTTCGGCTATTCCATCGTTTATTTGATGCTGATCTTTGCCGCCTTGCTCATCGACCATTACTTCCCGCTGTCCCTCTCATGA